In the Clostridium gelidum genome, AATAACAAATATTAACTTGAAAATGATATAATATTTTCAAAACTACGAGGAAGGTATTTCGCTCCCAGTTGGTAAATTAATTAGTGACTTAAAACTAATATCTTATGATAACATTGAGGAATTTCATTTTGAAGAGTATTCTAAAAATAAATTTTGGTTAGAAATAAAGCCTCTTAAATCAAAAAGAATAAATTATAGAATGAATAAAGAAGAAAAAGAAAAAGTAATATCTTTTGTAAAAGGAATTAGACCTGAATACAATATAAAAACGACTAAAGAATATAAAGATTAATTATATTAAAAAAACGTATTCTATTGTGGGGGGAGAAAAATTAATGAAATTTAATGAAAAGATTTTAGGCTGGGTAGTAATAGTTCTTATTTGGGGAATAGGGGCACTATCATATAAATTTAGTTGGGTTATATATATACTGTATCCTTTGTTTATTATTACTATATTATTTGTTTTAGTGAGTGATATTATTTCATTGAAGAAAGGGTACTATTGTAAAGAAAAAAAGTTATCAATAAAAGTTTCGTATTATAGATATATAGAAAATATAATTTTTATATTATTGCTAATATTAAATTTAAATACAACAGATGTAGAGAAAGATAGAAATATTTTTATACTTTTTATTATTTTTTTTATAATTAATTTAGCAATAGAGTATATAAAAAATTATAAAATTTATTTTCTTGAAAATGGAATTTTTATTGATTCATTTGTATTTAATAAGAAGGTTATCCCATATAGTAAAATTGAAAAGTTGAATTTTATAGAATATCAAAAGGGAAAGTTTCTTTTAGATATACAGTTAGAAAAATCATTTGATACTAAAGATCATGAATATAAGATTAAAGAAAAAGATAAAAGAGACATAATTTCATTTATAAATGATTTTATTGATAAAGAAAAAATAATTGAAACTAAAGAATATAAAGAAGACAAATTATGGTGATATTAGGTGCACTTAAAAAATAGTAGAATAATTACAAAGTTTAACCAGAAAAGTGATACAATATTCATAAGATTAAAATTATTTAGGTAGGGGGATAATATAAGATGAACGCAGTAGTAATGTTAATTCCATTTTTAGTGATATATGTGCCAGTATTAGGGGCTAGTATATATGGATTTATTCTTTTTGTAAAACTTGCTAAAAGAGGAATTAAAGCTTTAGATATTTATATAGAAGAAAAATCACAAAAATAATGAATAAAATACTAAATTATTTAAACAAGGGGGATGCTAAATGGAAAATGATAAAAAGATTGCAGTTTTAATTGATGCAGATAATGTATCAGATAAATATATAAAATTTATATTTGATGAACTTTCCAATCATGGGACACCAACGTATAAAAGGATTTATGGAGATTGGACAAAGCCACAACTTGCTTCATGGAAGAGTGTGCTTCTTAATTATTCTATTACTCCAATTCAACAATATAATTATACAACGGGTAAAAATTCAACAGATTCAGCATTAATAATTGATGCAATGGATATACTTTATTCAAAAAATGTAGATGGATTTTGTATTATTTCAAGTGATAGTGATTTTACAAGACTGGCTGCTAGGCTCCGAGAAGCTGGGATGTATGTTGTTGGTATGGGAGAAAAGAAAACACCTACACCTTTCATATCAGCTTGTGAAAAGTTTAAATATCTTGAAGTTTTAGCTGGAACTATTACCGATATTAGTAATATTGATGGAGTGTTAGAAAAGCAGCATACACCAAAAGAAGGTTTAGCAAATTTAGGAGAGTTAATAAAATCTATAAAGAACATAATCACAGAGAGTTCTGATGAAGAGGGATGGGCAAATTTGGGCGAGGTTGGGAATAAACTTAATATGCGTTATCCAGATTTTGATACAAGGAACTATGGATATTCAAAACTATCTTCTTTTATATCATCTTTAAACAAATTTGAAATATTGTCAGGAAAAACAAATAGGGGAGAAACACTTGTTAAAAATAAAAAATAATAGAATTAGTTCGGTTATAGATATCCACCGTGAAAATCGTACTTATGCGTATAATTAGCCGAAATTGAATACATGTTTATTCCAGCGGACTAAGAAAATTTCGCTGGAATCCACTAAATGTCAGGTTGCATCCATTTCTGCTTGCTCCTGAGGCAAGCTCAGGACAAGCAAAAATGGAACAACCAACCATTAAGTGGCTTCAACAGCTTATTTTCTAATGCCGCTTGCACAAACATGTATCCAATTTCTCTGTTTGTATATATGGTTAACTATGGTGGGCATAGAATTTAATAGTACGTATAAGTAAAACTTGTATTGTGGTTATGAAAAATAAAAGCAGATTAAAATATCTTACAGAAAATATAAGATGTCTTAATTTGTTTTTATTTTATTATAAGGTAAAATTAATAATCAAAAAATTATAAGGTAAATAATTGACACATTCTACTAATAACGTACAATAGAATAGTAAGAGTGAAAATGAAATTATATAAGGAGGAAGTATGAGTTTAGCAGAAGAATTTTATAAAAATAATATAGAAAAGAATAGTAAAGAAAGTAATGCTTTAAGTAGCAAAGTAAATGTTATTGGATGGAGTAGATTAGTTGTAGTATTACTTTGTGCTTTAGTTGATTACTTTTTATATAAACAAAATAAAATAATGATGATTGTAGTTGTAACTATAGTGATTACAGGATTCTTTTTGATTTTAATGTTTTATCATAACAATATATTTGAATATAAAAAAAGAATTGATTTGCTAATAAATATTAATGAAAAGGGACTTAAAAGGCTGGGCGGAGAATTTAAAAAATTTAAAGACAATGGATCAGAATATTTAGATGATGAGCATTCTTTTATAAATGATTTAGATGTGTTTGGTAATAATTCAATTTTTCAATACATTAATTCTACCGTTACTAAAGGTGGAAGAGAGGAATTAGTAAAATTATTAAAACGAGAAAAGGTATTAGTGAGTAATGAAATAAAAGAAAGACAAGAAGCTATAAGGGAACTGGGCGAAAAAGCTGTATGGAGACAAAAAATAATTGTTGAAGGTAACTTAAAGAAATCACAAGATATACATTTAGATTCTCTAATTAAGTGGAGTGAGGGAAAAGAATCTTCAAGTCCTTTAAGATTAGCAATTGCTTGTACTTTTATGTTAGCAACCATTTTTTCAATATACTTAGCAATTAAAGGAATAGTACCATTATCATTTATTATTTTAGATCTTATGGTTAATTTTTTGGTTGTTAAGATATTAGCTAAGAGTATGGCAAAGGAAATTGAATTGTTTGACTCTATAAAAAGTAGTGTTTATGGATATAGCAAAATTTTATGTTTGATTGAAGATGAAAAATTTGAATCTTTATACTTAAAAACTTTAATCAGTAAATTAAAAAGTAATAAGGTAAGCTGCAAATATGAAATGAAAAAGTTTTCTGATATACTAGATTGGGCAGGTAATAGTTCATATAATGCATTTTATTTAATTCTTAATATAGTTTTATTTTCGGATGTATTTTTAATGAGAAGTTTAGAAAAATGGAGAGAAAAAAATGGTGACAAACTTGAAGATTGGCTTAAAGTAATGCATGAGATAGATGCGTTAAATAGCATAGCAAATCTTTCTTTTGAAAATGAAACTTGGACTTATCCAGTTATTTTAAATGAGAATGAAATAGAAGGTATTAATATAGGTCATCCACTACTTGGAAAGAAATCAGTTAGAAATAAATTTTCATTAAGAGGAGAAAAAAAGGTATCACTTATTACAGGTTCTAATATGTCAGGGAAAAGTACATTCTTAAGAACATTAGGTGTAAATCTAGTTCTTAGTTATATAGGAGCACCAGTATGTGCTGATAAATTCTCATGTGGAATTATGAATATATATACTTGCATGAGAACAAAAGATAATTTAGAGGAAAGTATTTCTTCATTTTATGCAGAGATTTTAAGAATAAAAATATTGATTGAAGCATCTAAAAAAGGAGAAAAGATATTTTTCCTTTTAGATGAAATATTTAAAGGAACTAATTCTAAGGATAGGCATACAGGAGCTATAGTGCTAATTAAGCAATTGATTCAATATGGAGGAGTAGGGCTTGTATCTACACATGATTTAGAACTATGTGACTTAGAGCGAGAAAACAAAAGCATAATAAATTATAATTTTAGAGAATTCTATGAAAATGATAAAATTAAATTTGATTATATATTAAGAAATGGAAAGAGTGAAACACAAAATGCAATTCATTTAATGAAGCTTGCAGGAATAGAAATTTAGGGCATATTTTCTTACATATGCCTACATTAGAAAGGAATAGATATAAAAATGGGGTACATTATTATTGATTTGGAGTTTAACAATTTAAGAAATATAACTAATTATTACAAGGATTTTTTTGAAGAACATGGGAAATTTGATAATATAAATTTAGAAAATGAGATTATAGAAATAGGAGCTGTAAAGGTAGATAAGTACATGAAACCAATAAGTGAACTTAAAGTATATGTCAAACCTACAGTATTTCCTGTAATTAATCCTATAGTAACTGAAATTACAAAAATAGATATAAACCTATTAAACGAACAAGGTGTATCTTTTGAGGAAGCTATAAACAAACTTAAAGATATGTTTGAAGAAGGAGATGTTCTTTGCTCATGGGCAAAGGATGATGTTGTAGAATTAATTATAAATGCAAATCATTATAATTATAATGATTTAAGTTGGCTTAATGAATATTTAGATATTCAAGAGTATGTAACTAAAATGCTAGCCCATAAGAAAGCATTAGGACTTAAAGCAGCATTAGATGAACTTAAAATCAAGGTAGATGAGACAAAATTACATGATGCATTAAATGATTCTATATATACAGTTGAGGTATTTAGAAGAGTATACAATTCTAGAGTTATTAAAAATTATTTAGTTAATGATATATATAATATGCCAGCATTACATGTTTCAAATCTCGAAAATATTAAAATTGATGAGGAAAAATTGATGCTAAAGTGCCCTAAGTGCGGAAAGAAAGTTGAATTAGAAACACCAATTAAACTTTTGAATTGGAGATTTGCAGGTGTTGGTGTATGCTCTAAATGTAAGAGTAATGTTTTATGTGAAGTTTTAGTTAAAAAAACACTCAAAGGAGAAGAAGCATATAATGAAGTTAATAGCATTATAAAAAATGAAGCATATATGAATTATGTTTATAAATTGGAAAGTTCGGATGAATAAGGCACATGCACTTGTTATTTTTTTGATTGTGCCTAAAGGTGGATTTAAATATAAATTCACCTATAAGTATTTAATTTATATAAAGAATTTTAATGTAAAATATGATAAAATAGTCTTATAAACAAAAATCAAATGAATATAATAAGGAAAGGATTTTATTTATGAATATAGCCTTTTTTCTTACACCTAAAAACGAAGTAGTATGTGAAGATGAAGATGCAACAATGAGACAAGTTATGGAGAGAATGGAATATCACGGTTATACCGCTATACCAATTATAGATAGAGAAGGAAAATATGTGGAAACGTTAACTGAAGGAGACTTATTATGGCAGTTAAAAAATACACAGAATTTAAATTTTAAGAATACTGAATCAATTAAAGTTAAAGACATAGTAAAAAGAATAACGCACAAATCTGTGTCGATAACTTCCAATATAGAAAGTCTGATATCATTAGCTGTAAGTCAAAATTTTGTTCCAGTAACTGATGATAATGGAACCTTTATAGGGATAATAAAAAGAAGTGATATAATAAATTATTGTTTTAGAGAAATGGAAAAGAGAAAAGATTTAGAAAGACAACAGTTTGCAATGTATGATGAAGGATAATATAACAAAAAAATTATGAATGTTATATAAAATAAAAGCCATGAAATTGAGTTTTTTAATTCTCATTTTCATGGTCTTTTCTTTATATTTAATAATTATCATTTTATTTAAGTATTTAATTATTCTGCACTTTGATAAGTTTCAATTACGAAATCAAATTCAGCACCATCGGTTATTTCACCATAGGAGTCTTCCTTAATTCCTGGGTAATAGTATAACACTAATTTATCACTTGAATTAGTTAAGTTTTCAAGTAAAATGTATAACCTATCTAAGGTACAATCTTCAACAACTGCTAAAGCCTTATATTTTGAAGCTCTTCCAGTATCATTGTTAGTAAGATCTAATGTGAAATTATCAAATTTTCTTACATTAACCCTTTTTTTATCACAAAAGCAAATTTTAGATCCACTTCTACAGCTTGAACATTTTTTGAAATTACATTCAAAAGTACAGTTTAAGCATTCACAATTAGAACATTTTTCTAACTGTTTAAAGGTTTCTATATTTTTAGCTTTGAAACCTTGAACAAGAGTAATGCTCGGATTTGATTTAAACATTGAAAATAAAGATTTCTTTTTACAATCAGCTTCAGCAGAATCCAAAAGTTTAGTATATTCTTGAAGTACTGATGATTTAGTAAAATATTTTCGTATATTTAAATCTCTTTCAGAGACAAAGGGAGAAATCTCACTTATAGCATAAGCTACATCAGTATAAATCTTGCCCCAGTATCTTCTTTCTGAATTTATAAAATCTATATCTTTATCATTATCCATATTATCACCTAGCTATTCTTATATTTTGCGAGTTCAAGGTCTAAGTCAACTTCATCTAATTTTGCAAATTCACTATCAAAATTATCTAAATCTCTTAATTCTCCCAAGCCTTGAGCAAGAGATTCTTTTCTTTGAATTTTTCTTTCTATACTATCAATTTGTATTGAGTTACTCTTAGTTTGCACATTAGCAAGAACCTCATTAACTTTTTGAGAAGCTTCAGCATTTGCAAATCTTGCAGCAGCTTCATCTCTATAACTTCTAGTTTTTGTTATTTCTTCTTCTAAAGCACGAAGATTTGCTTTTAAGGTATCAGCTTGAACTTTTGAACTATCATAGCTTGCTTGCAAAGAAACAACCTTTTTATCAATTTCAACTTTTTTAACTAAAGCTCTTTTAGCTAGTTCTTCATTTCCCTTACTTAAAGCTAATTTTACTTTTTGATCATAATCTTCAGATTCTCTTTTTGAAAGAGTTAACTTCTTTTCAATTTCATGAACATTACCTAAAATTTGAGCTGAACTTAATTTAGCTTTATTAAATTGTTCATCCATATCTCTTATTTTTTGATCTAATAATTCAACTGGATTTTCCATTTCATCTAATGTATTATTTACCTTTCCTTTAATCATATTTGACATTCTTGTAAAAATTCCCATATTAATACCTCCACAAATTTTATTATTTTCTCTTATTATTTAAATATTTTTTTATTAATATAAAAGCTAATAGAAATACTCCAGCTAAAACTAAAGCATTAATTATTGAGCTAGAAGGTGAGCCGAAATAAAATGGTCTGTAAAATCCACCACCACCACCAAAGAATAGAAAGGTGGAACTCCTATTTGATCCATTGCTATAGGTCTGAGTATTATTTTTTTTATTATCATTTGTATTAGGAGAGCTTGAAGAATCGTCAGTTTTATTTTTATCAGTTGTAGAATATGAACCACTCTTAAATCCCTCAGCACTTTTTGAACTAGTTGAATCTTTGTTAGTACTAGTAGCACCATCACTATTTGTAGATGTACTTGAATCAGAACTAGCTTTTGAACCGCTACTACCACTTGAAAAATCACCTGATTTAAATCCCTCAGCACTCTTTGAGCTATTATCAGTGCTAGTAGAAGATTTACCCGATGAATTGCTAACAGAGCCTGAACTAAATCCACTTTTTGGCTTTGAACTGCTAGTACTAGATTTACTGCTAAAGCTTGACTTACCACTAGATTTAGCAAAAGCTATAGTGCTATCAGATGGACTTATACCTGAATAATACAATGCATCTAATGGCAAACTTGAAAATGCAAAGATAAATGTTAAAAGTAGAGTTAAAACATATTTTTTATTAATCTTATTAATAGTGATCACCCCTTTAAGACTATGTATTTATTATATAAAAAAGATTTGTTATACACAATATTGAAAAACAACGAAAAAAGACTAAAAAAGATAATTAGAAGTAAATATCATAGATATAGGTTCATATATCTTATGTATAGTGGTAATATCTATTGCATTAAGAGGTATGAGATACCGTTTCTAGAAAATATATTATATTTTCACTTCAATATAAGAATAATTATTTCCAATAAAAATATATTTGTGTATTTATTGGATAAAGGTTTTCAATTAATTATATCATAAGTATATTAATAGTACATTAAGTATACTTGTATAAACAGTTTTCTTAGATTAATATTGTAGATAGAGTAAATTTTATAAGGAGTGATTATTAATGTCTAATGAAGAAACAATGAGCAGTATGGGTGAATTACTAAACGAATATGATGTAAAGAAATTAAATAGGGGAGAGATTTTAAAGGGTAAAGTTATTGATGTAAATGATAAGGAAGCTTCAGTTAACATAAACTATGCTTTTGATGGATTAATATCTAAAGAGGAACTATCAGTAGATGGAAAAGATCCGAGAGACGTAGTTAGCACAGGTGATGAAATTGATGTATATGTTATATCTCCAAACGA is a window encoding:
- a CDS encoding DUF1292 domain-containing protein, translated to MDNDKDIDFINSERRYWGKIYTDVAYAISEISPFVSERDLNIRKYFTKSSVLQEYTKLLDSAEADCKKKSLFSMFKSNPSITLVQGFKAKNIETFKQLEKCSNCECLNCTFECNFKKCSSCRSGSKICFCDKKRVNVRKFDNFTLDLTNNDTGRASKYKALAVVEDCTLDRLYILLENLTNSSDKLVLYYYPGIKEDSYGEITDGAEFDFVIETYQSAE
- a CDS encoding PspA/IM30 family protein, with amino-acid sequence MGIFTRMSNMIKGKVNNTLDEMENPVELLDQKIRDMDEQFNKAKLSSAQILGNVHEIEKKLTLSKRESEDYDQKVKLALSKGNEELAKRALVKKVEIDKKVVSLQASYDSSKVQADTLKANLRALEEEITKTRSYRDEAAARFANAEASQKVNEVLANVQTKSNSIQIDSIERKIQRKESLAQGLGELRDLDNFDSEFAKLDEVDLDLELAKYKNS
- a CDS encoding CBS domain-containing protein, coding for MNIAFFLTPKNEVVCEDEDATMRQVMERMEYHGYTAIPIIDREGKYVETLTEGDLLWQLKNTQNLNFKNTESIKVKDIVKRITHKSVSITSNIESLISLAVSQNFVPVTDDNGTFIGIIKRSDIINYCFREMEKRKDLERQQFAMYDEG
- a CDS encoding NYN domain-containing protein; protein product: MENDKKIAVLIDADNVSDKYIKFIFDELSNHGTPTYKRIYGDWTKPQLASWKSVLLNYSITPIQQYNYTTGKNSTDSALIIDAMDILYSKNVDGFCIISSDSDFTRLAARLREAGMYVVGMGEKKTPTPFISACEKFKYLEVLAGTITDISNIDGVLEKQHTPKEGLANLGELIKSIKNIITESSDEEGWANLGEVGNKLNMRYPDFDTRNYGYSKLSSFISSLNKFEILSGKTNRGETLVKNKK
- a CDS encoding MutS-related protein, producing MSLAEEFYKNNIEKNSKESNALSSKVNVIGWSRLVVVLLCALVDYFLYKQNKIMMIVVVTIVITGFFLILMFYHNNIFEYKKRIDLLININEKGLKRLGGEFKKFKDNGSEYLDDEHSFINDLDVFGNNSIFQYINSTVTKGGREELVKLLKREKVLVSNEIKERQEAIRELGEKAVWRQKIIVEGNLKKSQDIHLDSLIKWSEGKESSSPLRLAIACTFMLATIFSIYLAIKGIVPLSFIILDLMVNFLVVKILAKSMAKEIELFDSIKSSVYGYSKILCLIEDEKFESLYLKTLISKLKSNKVSCKYEMKKFSDILDWAGNSSYNAFYLILNIVLFSDVFLMRSLEKWREKNGDKLEDWLKVMHEIDALNSIANLSFENETWTYPVILNENEIEGINIGHPLLGKKSVRNKFSLRGEKKVSLITGSNMSGKSTFLRTLGVNLVLSYIGAPVCADKFSCGIMNIYTCMRTKDNLEESISSFYAEILRIKILIEASKKGEKIFFLLDEIFKGTNSKDRHTGAIVLIKQLIQYGGVGLVSTHDLELCDLERENKSIINYNFREFYENDKIKFDYILRNGKSETQNAIHLMKLAGIEI
- a CDS encoding 3'-5' exonuclease, with the translated sequence MGYIIIDLEFNNLRNITNYYKDFFEEHGKFDNINLENEIIEIGAVKVDKYMKPISELKVYVKPTVFPVINPIVTEITKIDINLLNEQGVSFEEAINKLKDMFEEGDVLCSWAKDDVVELIINANHYNYNDLSWLNEYLDIQEYVTKMLAHKKALGLKAALDELKIKVDETKLHDALNDSIYTVEVFRRVYNSRVIKNYLVNDIYNMPALHVSNLENIKIDEEKLMLKCPKCGKKVELETPIKLLNWRFAGVGVCSKCKSNVLCEVLVKKTLKGEEAYNEVNSIIKNEAYMNYVYKLESSDE